A portion of the Carya illinoinensis cultivar Pawnee chromosome 11, C.illinoinensisPawnee_v1, whole genome shotgun sequence genome contains these proteins:
- the LOC122280434 gene encoding uncharacterized protein LOC122280434, with product MLQTKPDPNRKIDGIESYFGAFNPKGIEGPQHSSFRMTLSNGDDSLKTGLTVNPLLFKDNKTRLFAHIVLNGRTQCFNQQCLGYIQLSSEIPLGWPIGRISVVGGIQYALKLRISKNYMNTGPNSRESVWLLQLDDDMLMVGLWPTKVFGRLNDLGNQADWGGEVYSPLDQPSPPMGTGIHPYGDTRYAAHSTLIGISYENSQSEFVNPSDVVLYESDPKSYSVLDCGYEIGYWGRWILYDGPGGIKSD from the exons ATGCTTCAAACAAAACCAGATCCGAATAGGAAGATTGATGGAATCGAATCATACTTTGGTGCATTCAACCCCAAAGGTATTGAGGGCCCCCAACATAGCTCATTTCGCATGACACTTTCAAATGGTGATGATAGCTTGAAAACGGGATTGACG gtgAATCCATTATTATTCAAAGATAACAAGACTCGATTGTTTGCTCATATCGTG TTGAATGGAAGAACGCAATGTTTCAATCAACAATGTCTGGGATATATACAACTCAGTTCTGAAATACCTCTAGGTTGGCCCATCGGAAGAATTTCAGTTGTAGGAGGAATTCAATATGCTCTAAAATTGAGGATCAGCAAG AATTATATGAACACAGGACCGAATTCAAGAGAATCTGTGTGGCTATTGCAATTGGATGATGATATGCTTATGGTCGGTTTGTGGCCAACAAAAGTATTTGGAAGATTAAATGACTTGGGTAACCAAGCCGATTGGGGGGGAGAAGTTTATAGTCCTTTGGACCAACCAAGTCCACCTATGGGTACTGGCATTCATCCCTATGGGGACACAAGATATGCAGCACATAGTACTCTTATTGGAATTTCATATGAGAATTCACAATCTGAATTTGTGAATCCAAGTGATGTAGTGTTATATGAATCAGATCCAAAATCGTATAGTGTTTTGGATTGTGGATATGAAATTGGATATTGGGGACGCTGGATTTTATATGATGGTCCCGGAGGAATAAAAAGTGATTGA
- the LOC122282238 gene encoding uncharacterized protein LOC122282238 yields the protein MCNGKFFSKEPDEALSFFDYLAKSAQQWNTRTDRVPLIAQPLRAISGRGKYELKKDTNVQAQIAALTRRLETQATTNNYNIQAINELRVSTIHQTPIILGRPFFAALNALINCRSGVLKLTFGNMILEMNVFNACKMPSGCDDSDVHVVDMVYDFDVLELLSVFDSNSAYEDGFAKQSEALVETIPTSLELT from the exons ATGTGCAATGGGaaattctttagcaaggaacctgatgaagcactatcattttttgattaTCTTGCCAAGagtgcacaacagtggaacactcgtactgatcgagtgcCGTTAATAGCACAGccactaagggctatttctggaagGGGCAAATATGAGTTGAAAAAGGACACTAATGTTCAAGCTCAAATAGCTGCATTaactagaagactggag aCTCAAGCCACCACAAACAATTACAACattcaggccataaatgagttgcgtg tcTCTACTATTCACCAAACGCCTATCATCCTTGGACGCCCATTCTTTGCTGCTTTGAATGCACTTATCAATTGTCGAAGTGGAGTACTGAAGCTCACTTTCGGGAATATGATATTGGAGATGAATGtgttcaacgcttgcaagatgcctagTGGATGTGATGATTCAGATGTGCATGTTGTTGATATGGTTTATGATTTTGATGTTTTGGAGTTGTTATCAGTATTTGATTCCAACAGTGCATATGAGGATGGCTTTGCTAAGCAGTCTGAGGCTCTTGTTGAGACAATTCCTACATCATTAGAGTTGACATAA